The Acinetobacter calcoaceticus sequence GGTAAATTGTATTTCGTCCACAAACCATCAGTCACCATTGCTTTAGCACCCGTTATAGGCTCTTCAGCAGGTTGTGCCACTAAAATAATGGTTCCGCTCCATTCCTTTTTCAAAGCCACCATGGTTTTTGCCATACTGAGCATCCATGTCACATGTGCATCGTGACCACACATATGAGCAACAGGTGTTTCGGTTCCATCATCGAGTTTTACCCGCACTTTACTTGCGTATGGTAGACCAGTTGCTTCTTGAACAGTATTGGCATCCATGTCGGCACGGTACATGACCGTTGGCCCTGCACCATTTTTCAAAATGCCGACCACGCCTGTTTTTGCTATTCCGGTTTTAACATCAAACCCTAATGACTTAAGCTCTTTGGCAACAATGGCAGAAGTGCGGGTTTCCATAAACCCCAATTCTGGGTGCTCATGAATGTCTTTATAGACCTTACTTAACCATTCTGTTTGGCCATCAATAATGTTTAACGCTTTTTGCGAAACCGCTGGCAAAGTTGTTGGACTTGCTTCTGCATGAAGGACAGTTCCATAGCCTGAAATCAAAGTTGATAACCCTAAAAATAAGGTATTTTTAAAAAATTTGATCATTATGAATAAAGCTCCGTTTTAATAATCTTTGCAGTTAGTTAATAATTATTTTGTTTTTAGCTAAATCTTTCTTTTCTAATCGATTCAATAATGTACCAAACAGCGTTGCCATTACATACATTAAGATTGAATACACGGCTGCTGGCATAGCTGCGTCTGAGCTCGCCATAACAGTTAAAGCAATTGTTAACGCTAAGGTACTGTTATGAATTCCTATTTCAAAAGCACAGGCTTTGGCTTGAAAGCTATTAATACCAAATAAACGAGGCACCAAATAACCAATCAAAAGACTACAAATACAGAAAAGTAAAGTTGCTCCACCCACTAGCCCAATGTAGTTGAGAAGTTTTTGATAGTCTTTGGCAATCGCGAGCGCAATAACAAAAAGTAAAAATACAATTGCGAAAACACGAACGGGGTTATTTAACCTTTCTGCAAATTTTGGTGAGAAATGTCTGATCAACATCCCAATAATGACGGGAACTAAAATAATAACAAACACCTGAATTATTTTAGAAAATTGCAATCCAACGTGTTGTTCACTTGCAACGAAATGTAGTAATGCAAAGTTCACAATCAATGGCAATGTAAAAGCAGCAAGCACTGAATTTATCGCAGTTAAAGTAATATTAAGTGCAATATCACCCTTATATAAATAGCTAAATAAATTTGCAGTGGCACCCCCTGGTGAAGCCGCAAGTAACATCAGCCCGACAGCAATCATTGGTGGTAAAGCAAAAACCTTACAAATAACAAATGCAATACTTACTAAAATAACGAGCTGGCAAAACAATGCAACAAACACCGCTTTGGGGTGCTGGCGAACACGTTTAAAATCTTTGAGGGTTAATTCTAGCCCCATACCAGCCATAATAATGGCCAAAGCTATGGGTAAGAATATGGTAATTATCAATGAATCCATTCTCTATTTCCTCTTTTAATTTTTTGTATTATTTAGAATTTATAACCAATCTTGAGTCCATACCCAATCGAGTGATTATCCTTAAACTCCCCTACATAATAATCACTACCGGCCTGCGCGCCAAGCTGAGCTTTTGCATCACCTAGCCAGTAATATTTCACACCACCAGAAATAAAGTATTGTGGTGTTGGGCTAAATTGAGCACCAAATCCTAAATTATAATATCCATCGGTTGGGCCACCCGTTGAAACTTTATCGCCTACACCTGAGTCCCAACCGACCGAAACAGAACCTAACCATTTAGGTGAAAAACGTTGCCCTAACCCTAAATTTAAAGACCATTGGTCTTCATCATAACGAACTAAATTCAGCCCTTCAGGACGGCTTGGTGTTGCTAACACTCCAATAGCTTTTGAAATTTCACCAAAACGATAAGGTTGTAGCGCCAATTCACTCCAATTTACCCAACGTAAACTTCCGAACAATAAAGTTCCCTGACGTAAACCGGTTTGAAACTCTAAATTCACTGAGTCTGGAGATTTAAATTTGGTTGTGCCAGAACCTTCGTCATGAGGTAATTCTAAAATAATTTGATTTAAATAGTTTTTCTTTTGCTCGGTCATCTGCCCGATAGAAATCATATAGTCGAGATGTTGGCTAACTAAATCGCGTCCTTGCTGAGTCGTTAACATATCAATTAACGGTGCATTTTCAGTCGCGTTTACTTTGTGGGTAATGGCAGAGCGATAGGTAAGTGAAACTTTAACGGCCTTTTCAGGAATTTGATAAGCCAGTCCAGCTAACCAACCCCAATCGCCCACAGTTTTAGTTTGAAAGTCATAGCCATTATAAAGACTAAATATATTTCCTCTTAAACTGACCTGACTTTTGAAGGTTTGATAAACTGGCCCTGCAAAAATATTCCAGTTTTTATTAGGCTGATATCCGGCAATGAAGCTGAAACTTTGCATATCAAATTCTGATTTAGCATTTCCTATAGGAACTTGACCAGAAGTCGCATTTGCAAGGCTTGTAGCCGTTATACCGGGAAGCATGACCGTATCTTTTGGCGTTGCTACAAAGCCATTTACGCCAGAATATTCGGTGTCAGCACCAAAAGGCTGATCGTAAAGCAACCCAAATGAATAATGCGGTGCAATCTGAAACTTTAAAGCCGCAGTCGGCCGATAATCTGTATTGGCAATATCAGAAATTGGTTGATGTGAAGGGTTCGTACCAGATTCCACTCCTTTTAAATCCGTATCTGTCACGCCTAAACTGGCTTCAAAGTAATTTCCCGGTTGTAAAAATGCTGAGATGGATTGGCCTGTTTTATCAAATGCAGCAGCATGTAATACACTTGTACAAATTGAAGCGATTCCCAATACTAATGTTCTATTTCTTACTACAAAAATCATGGATCCATCCTGGATTTTTTTATTTTGATTGTTCACTTTATTTAGATTTTGAGTGGTGCGCTTAGCCCCAAACGCCAATTCGTTGACTGTGGATGCCATATTTAAAAATTATAAGATTGCCTCTCTGAAATGAGATAAGCCCTTTTGAACTCAAGATTAAAGACGACGATGATTTAAAACTTTCAGATAATTTTTTAAGAAACTTTTGTATTTATTGCTGTTGATATTAAAGCGCATGATAGATTTCCCAATCCTTCATATCTCTATAAATCACGGCACACCAAACGAGAAATGCTAAAGCGATGATATTTATATACCTTTGCTTTAGCTTATAAATTTATCGGATATACAGTCAGTAGATTAAGATAGTACATACATCAGCAAGTAAATCTTCCGCTAAAATTCATATTTCGCCATCATTTCTATACGCTTATCTTTCCCTACTTGTTGACTTACGGTGTTGCGCTCGCCATAGACATATTCAACCCCAAAAGTTAGGGGTTTATTGGGTTTAAACATCAGATTAGCCCAGCTCTGTTGTAACTTCTTATTTGCATCTTTTGTTATTACGTCTTTATCTTCATAGATCAGTGCACCATGACCTATTGTGCCCCTTAGTTTTTCATTAAATTGATAAGTAAGGCCCAGTTGAAATGCATCAAAATCAATTAATTCGACATCATCTCCGTTTTGAATATGACGGACATTATCAGAGGTAGCCAGTAATAATTTATTGTCTCCAGAAACATGCGAATAGTTGCTATTAAATAATAAAGATGGTGTGATTTTATAGCGAAGACCTAATGCTGCACCCCATCCCATTTTAGTTTCATCATTTTCATTACGTAGACGGATTTCCTGAACTAAACCACGTGCAGTCATTACGCCTTTATCAGTGGCAAATTCATATTTCAATTTACTTGCCAGTAAAGGCAGACGGTTCTCATCATTGCCTTTTTCTAAACTTAAGAAATAAGAGGTGGATGTATTGATTGGCCCTGAATAACGCACCATTGGATTACGATTGGTACCCCCACCTAAAGCGGTATTTGAATCTAGCATTTCTGGCGCGGTTTCAGTGGAAAGAAAAGTAGACGTCGTTTGACCGATCAACCAACGATCATAATTTAAATAGACATGTCGCAGACGGGCATTATCTTTATTCGGTCCACCACGGAAATCTATTTCAAGTTTTCCTTTTAACGTTTGTTCTCCTACAGGAGTACTAAAATCTAAACCAATACGAGAGGCATTTACGGTCGAATCCAAGCGATCTTCAGTAGATTGCTTATCAGGATCCCCTTCTAGTAACACACTATTAATGCGGTTAAACATACCTTTCGCACCTTCAAACTGATAGGCAGTATCAGCACGAACAAATCCGTACAAATTCACATCAGCACCGGATTTTGTTTGCCATTTGAATATAGCTTGATTATTTTTTTCTGCCGGCGCGCCAATACTTGCTGTAGATACGTATGGAACCTGTACGCTAGTCACAGGTCTTGCTTGTTGAGCCTGAAGCATTTGTCGAAGTTCACTCACTTCAGTACGCAATTGTTCAATTTCACTGTTCTGGTTGGCATGAGTAAATGTAGTAATAGTCGTCAAGCTAGCTATAAATACCGTTAGTCGAGTCTTAGGTGACTTCAATTTCATTTTAAATTCCATTTGTTTTATTTCAATAAAGCGTGGTGTTCATCCATTTACAAAAATTGTAGATATACTCTCCCCTTAAATAGCCTTTTCAGCTGTTTGAAATGTCTTACTTACTTTTTAGATTTAAAAAACAGTTGAAGACTGCGTTGATAAAAGAAATGTGTAGTGAGAATTACAAAAATTAATCTTGAGAGCTGAAAGGCAACTACAATAGGTACTGCGAGACCGAGAGCTTTAGCCATGAGGGACATTTCTGCGATGCCTCCGGGAGAGAGACCTAAAATCAAGATTTGTTTTTCTGTATGGCTTAAGTTGACCAGTAATAACGCAAAGCTGATCGATAACACCAAAGCCAGCAGATTGAATATCAATGTTATCCCAATGAATTTTTTATTTTTTCTTAAAAAGCTAAATGGAAATTTGCTGCCTAATGACCAACCAATACAGACTTGACCAAAGGCAGTAAACCATTCAGGCAATCTCATCTGAAGTATTCCGCAAAATGATAACAACCCGATAATGGCGAGTGGCCCCAAAATCCAAGCATTCAAAAGATTAAAAAATTGAAAAGCCTTACCCACAAACAGGGCCAGACAAAACAGCAATACGACCTGAAAAAAGCTAAACTGGTCCGACACTGGTATCTTTAAACCAGTCCATTCGACTTGAAAATAAAGTTCCATAAAAATTGGAACCAGCACAACCAAAATCACAATTCTCAAACTATGGGCAGCAACGACTTTCTCAACTTGAGCTTGATGCCGTTCTGCAATATTCACCATTTCACTGGCGCTACCAATGGCAGAAGAAAACCATGCAGTTGCCCAATCCAAGGCATTCACTCGATATTGCAAACCAGCCAGTAACGTACCCAACGCAAGTGACCATGCCAACCCAATTAGAATAAAACCCCAATATGCTGCCACTGCTTGTACTAAGGCTGGTGTAAAGTATAAGCCTAAGGCCATACCAATAATGACCTGCCCTATGCGTCGCCAATGGGGATCACAGGCAAGTGGATGGCCAACGCTACCGAACAATAAGGCTGTCAATAAAGGCCCAAGCAACCAAGGCAGGGGAATATGTAAATATTTGGCAATTAAAGCTCCGACCAGAGCAATTGCTAATCCTTTGAGATTTGAGCTTATTTTTTCCATAATTCTGAGCAATAATAGTCAACGAATGCTGACTATTATTGCTGTCCTATTAAGCTTGTTGTTTTTTGATAAACAAGTACTTACGAACGATTGGCAAGATTACTAACAATCCTGACATGATCCAAAGCCCCATACTGATGTTACTGCTCCACAAGATGCCAAGTTCCCCTTGAGAAATCGACAAGGCACGGCGTAAATTTGATTCCATCAACTCTCCAAGTACGAAACCGAGAATCAGCGGTGCTAATGGGAAATCAAATTTTCGTAAAATATATCCAAATACACCCAAGCCCATACATAACAACAAGTCAAAGATATTGCTATGAATAGCATACACCCCAACAAAGCTGACACTTGCAATGATCGGGATCAGAATATAATTAGGAATACTTAACATGCGGGCAAAGAAACCCACCAGTGGCAAGTTCAATACCAACAGAATGATATTACCCACCATTAAAGATGCAATCAGTGACCACACCAGTACAGGTTGCTGAACAAATAACTGTGGACCTGGTGTTATGTTGTACATAAGCAACGCGCCCATCATCACCGCAGTCGTCCCCGAGCCTGGCACACCTAGTGTCAACATTGGTACAAATGAACCACAAGCTGCTGCGTTATTAGCACTTTCGGGTGCAGCAAGCCCACGTAAGTCACCTTTACCAAATTTGCTACTATCCTTTGCCATTTTTCGTTCAGTGGTATAAGCCATTGCACTTGCAACTGTTGCACCTGCTCCAGGAAGAATGCCCAAGAAGAAGCCAATCACTGAACTGCGAATAATAGTAAATAAAGAGAAAAAGAACTCTTTGAGATTAAAAAGTGAACGTTTCCCTTGCTTTAATGCAACGTTACCAATCGTGGTACGTTCAAGCAATAATAAAATTTCACTTACACTAAATAAGCCAATAACCAAAGTAGTAAAAGCAATTCCGTCACTTAAACCCACGCTATTAAAAGTAAAGCGATACACACCTGTAATTGCATCCATTCCCACAGTTGAAAGCGCTAAGCCCATGAGTGCCATAATTAAGGTTTTAAATGGTTGTGTACTGACTAAACCTGTTAAACAGACAATTGCAAAGACCATCAGGGCAAAATATTCAGCTGGACCAAAGGCAATTGCCCATTTCGCCAATATAGGAGCGAACAATACAATCCCGATAAAGGCAACAGTACTCCCAACAAAGGAACTGACCGATGACAAAGACAGTGCGATTCCGGCTTTTCCTTGCTGTGCCAATGGATAACCATCTAGCGTGGTCATAATTGCCCCAGCATCTCCGGGTACATTTAATAAAATTGCTGAAATACGTCCGCCATATTCACAGCCCAAATAAACTGCTGCCAATAAAATCAAGGCACTATCTACGGGTAAACCTAAGGCGTAAGCAAACGGCAATAAAATTGCCACACCATTAATTGGACCTAAACCTGGCAATAACCCTACAATTGTTCCAATAAATGCGCCAATAAAGGCAATTAGAAGATTCTGCGGTTGCAAGGCAACCTCAAACCCCATCATTAAAAAATTTAATACATCCATATCGGGTCATCCTTAACCAAAAAATCCAAGTGGTAATGGCACATCCAAGAAACGGTCAAACATATAGTAGGTACTCATGCTAAGTACCAAACCTGTCACCAAAACCGGTATGGTTTTGCCATGGAAAAGTTTGCCCAGTGCAATGGTCATTAATAGAGTTGCAACAATAAAGCCTAGCCATTCAAAAACTAATGCATATAACGTTAAAGCCACCGCACACAACGCTAACTTAACGACTAAGTGTTTTGTCCACCCCAACTCAACGGGTTCAAACATAATGGCCGGTCGAATAGTTAGATACGCTGCACTCGCTGTAATTAACCCCATTAATAAAATAGGAAAAGCTTTAGGGCCTACTGGATCGTAGGAGATTGGGGCTTCAAAATTGCTTGCATGAATCAACAAAAATAATCCGCAAACCGTAATAATGGCCGTAAGAATCCGTTCAGATTTCATCCTCTATCCTCAAAAAAAAGCTGAGCTGAAAAATAGCTTCCCTGCTCAGCCTGTTTGCTATTTTGATAATTTATATTCTTGCGACAACTGACGCATTTCTTCAGTCTGCTTATATACATAGGCAGTGAGTTCTTCACCCGTCAGCTGAAATGGGAGTAAATCTTGATTGTTACGTACTGCCTCAAATTTCTGGTTTGCCATCATTTTATCAAAGGCATTTTTCCACCAGCCATAGGCTTCATCACTGACCTGTGGTCCCATATAGAAACCACGAATTACCGGCCACTCTATGTCATAGCCTTGCTCTTTTGCGGTAGGTAATTTTGAGAACTTCCCGTCTAAACGCTTGTTTGCAAAAACTGCCAAAACCCGAATATCGCCAGACTCTAGGTATGAACTTACTTCACTGATATTCCCTACCCCAACTTGAATATGCTGTCCCAGTAATGAAGTCAGTACTTCCCCACCACCTTCAAGTGCAACAAATCTTAAATTGGCCGGACTAATACCTGCTTTTTTTGCCAACATGGCTGTTTGCATCCAGTCTTGACCACCCACACTTCCAGCACCACCAAAGCTAAGTGCTTTTGGGTTTTCTCGTAGTACTTTCATCAAGTCATCAAGGTTTTTCAGCGGTGAGTCTTTATGTACCGAAACCAAACCATAATCGACGGCGACCCCAGACAACCATTTCACATCTTTTTCAGTGAAGTTTCCGAATTTTCCTTGTGCCAAGTTCAAGAGTGAACCAGTCGAAAATGCAACCACGGCATCATTGTTAGCAGGATCACTGTTTACGATCTTATTATAGGCTACGGCACCTACCCCGCCTGGCATATAGGTTACGCGTATTGGGTCTTTGAGCTGGTCTGTTTGTTTAAAGCCAGATTGGATTAATTTACAAGTCATATCAAACCCACCACCCGGCTTTGCTGGGGCTATACATTCCGGACGTTTTGGCTGACCAGCCTCTTTAGAAGCATTTCCTGAACCACACCCAGCCATTGTCACACTGACGCATGTTAATGCGAGTAAAGTTAAATTTTTCATGTTACATACATCCTTATAACGTTTTGCTCTATTCATATTTTGATTTTTACCAATCGCCATAATCGACCTCCTTGGCACGATCATGTTTACCGGTTTTTAGTTTTAATCTTGTGTTTTGAAATGCGCTCTTTCACAGCGAACTTCAGCAATGCTGCGTTACTATAAAAATTACGAATCAACCGACTAAAAGAAATAGCTAAGTGGAGGGAAAGTTATGACAATCACCAGATCTATAATGAGTAATTAAAACCTTTGCAAAAATATCCAAAAATACTGGTTTTAATTAATACTGATGAATAACAATAAGATAATAAAAAAGTAATCTATTGAGTTGTCTTTTACATATCCATGCTATGGGTAACGTTTAATATTCAAATAAATAAACCTATTTACCCAATCTTTCCTTCTGACCAAGTGAGCAAAATACTCATACGTTTTTCCAATAGTTATTTAATCAGGTACGCTTCTTCATAATTTGCAAACCCATCATATTTTTTAATGCATCATGCATTTAATGCTCTCCCTTTCTAATTTGAGGAGATTAAAGCACAGAATAAGAAATCATCGTGATACCAACAATTTAAAGGGGGCATTAGTAAAATTAAATAGGCTTAAAAATCCAAGCAAAGGGAGTGAGAGAAACTGAAAAGGATCGTTTTATTATTCTTAGAATATAAAGTTAAAGATCACTTTTATGAGAATGGATAATTATTTATAAGAGAATATACAGCTGTTAATATACAAAAAATCTATGAAAATTTGGCGCTTACTAAAATTAATACGGACATTTATATATGGAAATCAAGCAAATAAAGTATTTTTTGACGGTCGTTGAAGCAGGCAGTATTGGTAAAGCAGCCCAAAAACTTGATGTTGGTGCTTCAGCAATTAGTCAACAAATTAGTAAACTAGAACAAGAGTTAAGCATTCGCTTGCTGCAGCGTAATGCCTTTGGCGTCACACCTACTCCTGCTGGTCTCGCCTTTTTAAAACATTCTCAACTCATTTTACGACAGATTAACTTTGCTGTTGATGCTGCTCACTCTGCAAGGCTTTCAGGCCATGTCAGCTTAGGTTTTCCACCCACCATTACCGCCTTAATTGGCATCCCTTTAATGAAATTAATGTCTGAACGTTATCCAGATATTCGTCTAGAGATTGTCGAAACACTGTCGGGTAACCTGATTCAATCCATTAATTCGCGTCAGCTTGATATTGCCATTATTTTTACCAATGAAATTGATAAGCAATGGTCAATACAACCATTGGTACGCGAGCAAATGTATTTAATGGCACGAAAAGAAGTACTAGAAAAATACGGTCTTGCCGAATGCATCAAAAGTGGAATTATTCAGTCTCAACAAATTGGTGACATTCCTTTAGTGCTGCCACGCCAGCGTCACAGTTTAAGAAAATTACTTGAACACAAGATTGGACAGCTTAATGTCGTCTATGAAATTGATGGTCTACACTTACTCATGGATAGCCTGATTCATCTTGAACTTGCCAGCGTCCGCCCCGGAAGTGCTTGTCTGCAAGAATACAAACATAAGCTTCAATTGCTCAAATTGGTTGATCCAGAAGTTGAACGAATCAATTACTTGGTTAGCCTTGCCGAAGAAGAATTATCCCCTGCGGCACTCGCTGCTAAGTCAGCAATTAAAGCGTGTGTGAAAGAGCTTATTCAAAATCAAATCTGGCCTTGTTCTGAAATTATTTTATAAAAGGTCATTAATTATATTAAACACCCAATTAATTTTGCCCTCTCACTCCCTCCTGCTTTTTGAGATTACATTTTCGTCCGAATGATAAGTGGTTTTCTGTTTATCGAAATATAGATGTGTAGTTTGAACTGGAAACAAGACATCACATTTTCTACGAAGGGTCTCTCTAAATCTCATCTCAAACCCATTTTTATTTAGGTTTATTGATTGAACCGATTTAGGTCCGACCTCGAAAATCGTGAATGTTTCCATTCTGTCAGGCCAAGGAGGTCTTCAATGGATGTCGTGAATAACCCTAGGGCTACTTTAAAAAAAATATTAAATGTAACGAGTGGCAACTTTTTAGAACAGTACGATTTTTTTCTTTTTGGTTTCTATGCCACTTATATCGCAGCAAAATTTTTCCACTCTGAAAATGAATATGTCTCTTTAATGATGACATTTACCGTATTTGCTGCGGGCTTTCTTATGCGCCCTCTTGGCGCTATTTTCTTGGGTGCTTATGTCGACAGAGTTGGACGACGTAAAGGTCTTATTGTGACCTTAAGCCTTATGGCAATCGGAACCATCTTAATTACCTTTGTGCCAGGTTATGAAACCATTGGTATTATTGCGCCAATTTTGGTGGTGATTGGACGCCTATTGCAAGGCTTCTCGGCAGGCGTTGAATCTGGCGGTGTTTCTATTTATTTAGCTGAAATTGCAACAGATAAAAACCGTGGATTTATCACAAGCTGGCAGTCTGGCAGCCAACAAATTGCGGTTGTGTTTGCTGCATTACTTGGCTATTGGCTTAACACCATTTTAACTACTGCTCAAGTGGGCGAATGGGGCTGGCGTATTCCGTTCTTAATTGGCTGTTTGATTATTCCTTTAATCTTTTTATTCCGCCGTACTTTAGAAGAAACCGAAGACTTTAAAGCTCAAAAAACTCATCCAACTTCTAAAGAGATTTTCAGCACACTGGTGAGCAACTGGCGTATTGTGCTTGCCGGTATGATGATGAGTGCCATGACCACAACAACGTTCTACTTTATTACGGTTTACACAACAGTATATGCAAAACGTACTTTAGAAATGTCGGTAACCGATAGCCTTTTAGCGACTGTATTTGTTGGTTTGTCGAATTTCTTCTGGTTGCCAATTGGTGGTTTACTTTCAGACAAAATTGGCCGTCGTCCTATTTTAGTCGGTATTACTACCCTTGCCATATTTACAACTTATCCAGTTTTAAGCTGGTTAGTAAGTGATATTAGTTTTTCTAACCTCCTCATTACGCTTGCGTACTTCTCATTTTTCTTTGGTATGTACAACGGAACTATGGTGGCAACACTAGCCGAAGTGATGCCAAAACGTGTACGTACAGTCGGCTTCTCTTTAGCGTTTAGTCTTGCAGCCGCTATTTTTGGTGGCATGACCCCCATTGCCTGTACATATCTTGTTGAAAACACGGGTAATGCAAGTGCACCAGCATTCTGGCTGATGTTAGCTGCGGTATGTAGCCTCATCTCAAGCTTATATCTATGCCGCGGTTCTCAACAGAAAAATTCTGAAGCAATTGCTGAACCTGTGAAGGTTAGCGCTTAAAACAACTACTTAACCTGAAATTTTACTGAACAGTACGGCAGACCCTAAGTCACCGTACTGTGCTCTTTTACAATTAAAGTGAGGCACTATGAAAAAGTCCCCTATCTTCAAAACTATTTGCTTAGCTGGTGCGGGCTTAGTATCTACTTTTGTTAATGCAGATACACTCGAAGTGATTAGCTCAGGTGGTTTTTACTCATCTATGGAAAAACTCATTCCAATATTTGAAAAGCAAACTGGCCATACCGTACACCTCTCGTCTGGTTCATCCATGGGTGCATCACCAACGGCAATCCCAAATCGACTCGATCGTGGTGAACATTTTGATGTGGTGGTGTTAGCTGCTCCTGAACTAAACAAGCTTGCAGAAAAGGGTTATGTAGACCCAAATTCACAAAGTGCTTTAGTTAATTCAAGCATTGGCATGGCTATTCCTAAAGGTGCCCCAAAACCAGACATTAGTTCTGCTGCAAAATTCGAAAAGGTTTTATTAAATGCAAAGCACATAGGCTATTCAGCAAGTGCAAGCGGCACGCATCTTGAAAAGAATGTTTTCCCAAGCTTCCCGTCTGTGGAATACAAAGTAATTTCTGGTAAAGCGGAAAAAGTGGTAGGTGACCGCGTTGCAAAGCGTATCGCCGAAGGCCAGTTTGATATTGGTTTCCAACAAATTAGTGAAATCAAACCTTTTACTGGCAAATATGGACAAGTTGAGTTAGTGGGGCCAATTCCTGCACCTTATCAAAAAGTCACCATTTTTGCGGCTGGTATTGGTAAAAATTCTGAACATAAAAAAGTGGCAAAAGAATTAATCCAGTTTGTGAAATCACCACAAGCAACACAAATTATTGAAGAACAAGGTCTTGAGCAGGTCAAACAATAAAAGCTATAAAAGGCAACGTCTTGAGGTGATGTTGCCTCTACTCTATTGCCGGTTTACTCAAAGCAATAGAACAAAATATATAGTAATAAACCAGTGTAGAATCATCAATAAAGGTTAATGTAGTATTTACCGTGGAACTCAAACAGTTAAAGTATTTTATTGCAGTGATCGAGTCAGGAAGCTTGGGTAAAGCTGCAAAAAATCTCGATATTGGAACTTCTGCATTAAGTCAGCAAATCTCAAAATTAGAAAGCGAGCTTTCCATTCGCCTTTTACAACGTACCGCTCTGGGTACAGTTCCCACCCCTGCGGGTTTGGCTTTTTTTCAACAGGTTCAACTTGCGCTTAGACACCTAGACCATGCCGTAGATTCTGCACATTCTTCACGCTTAAGTGGCCACGTCACCGTGGGGTTTTCGCCGAGTGTCGCGACTGTTATAGGCACACATTTTTTAAAGCTCATGAGGAATCGTTACCCCGACATTAAAGTCCGTTTAATTGAAGGCTTATCGGGCGATCTCAAAACATTGGTCAATGCAAGACAACTCGATGTTGCAATTATCTTTAGCGACGATGTCGACCCGCAGTGGGCCATACAGCCTCTAGTCAAAGAGCAAATGTTTTTAATCTCGCCTAAAGAAGTGCTGAGCCAGTACCATCTTGACAGCTGTATCGACACTCAAACCATTACCCATCCACAACTGAAAGAACTTCCGCTTATTTTACCAAGCCAACGACATGGACTGCGCTTGTTGCTCGAACAGAAAATTCATCAACTTAAAGTCGCCTATGAAATTGATG is a genomic window containing:
- a CDS encoding long-chain fatty acid transporter, which produces MIFVVRNRTLVLGIASICTSVLHAAAFDKTGQSISAFLQPGNYFEASLGVTDTDLKGVESGTNPSHQPISDIANTDYRPTAALKFQIAPHYSFGLLYDQPFGADTEYSGVNGFVATPKDTVMLPGITATSLANATSGQVPIGNAKSEFDMQSFSFIAGYQPNKNWNIFAGPVYQTFKSQVSLRGNIFSLYNGYDFQTKTVGDWGWLAGLAYQIPEKAVKVSLTYRSAITHKVNATENAPLIDMLTTQQGRDLVSQHLDYMISIGQMTEQKKNYLNQIILELPHDEGSGTTKFKSPDSVNLEFQTGLRQGTLLFGSLRWVNWSELALQPYRFGEISKAIGVLATPSRPEGLNLVRYDEDQWSLNLGLGQRFSPKWLGSVSVGWDSGVGDKVSTGGPTDGYYNLGFGAQFSPTPQYFISGGVKYYWLGDAKAQLGAQAGSDYYVGEFKDNHSIGYGLKIGYKF
- a CDS encoding tripartite tricarboxylate transporter permease, translated to MDVLNFLMMGFEVALQPQNLLIAFIGAFIGTIVGLLPGLGPINGVAILLPFAYALGLPVDSALILLAAVYLGCEYGGRISAILLNVPGDAGAIMTTLDGYPLAQQGKAGIALSLSSVSSFVGSTVAFIGIVLFAPILAKWAIAFGPAEYFALMVFAIVCLTGLVSTQPFKTLIMALMGLALSTVGMDAITGVYRFTFNSVGLSDGIAFTTLVIGLFSVSEILLLLERTTIGNVALKQGKRSLFNLKEFFFSLFTIIRSSVIGFFLGILPGAGATVASAMAYTTERKMAKDSSKFGKGDLRGLAAPESANNAAACGSFVPMLTLGVPGSGTTAVMMGALLMYNITPGPQLFVQQPVLVWSLIASLMVGNIILLVLNLPLVGFFARMLSIPNYILIPIIASVSFVGVYAIHSNIFDLLLCMGLGVFGYILRKFDFPLAPLILGFVLGELMESNLRRALSISQGELGILWSSNISMGLWIMSGLLVILPIVRKYLFIKKQQA
- a CDS encoding AbrB family transcriptional regulator; translated protein: MEKISSNLKGLAIALVGALIAKYLHIPLPWLLGPLLTALLFGSVGHPLACDPHWRRIGQVIIGMALGLYFTPALVQAVAAYWGFILIGLAWSLALGTLLAGLQYRVNALDWATAWFSSAIGSASEMVNIAERHQAQVEKVVAAHSLRIVILVVLVPIFMELYFQVEWTGLKIPVSDQFSFFQVVLLFCLALFVGKAFQFFNLLNAWILGPLAIIGLLSFCGILQMRLPEWFTAFGQVCIGWSLGSKFPFSFLRKNKKFIGITLIFNLLALVLSISFALLLVNLSHTEKQILILGLSPGGIAEMSLMAKALGLAVPIVVAFQLSRLIFVILTTHFFYQRSLQLFFKSKK
- a CDS encoding DcaP family trimeric outer membrane transporter, with translation MKLKSPKTRLTVFIASLTTITTFTHANQNSEIEQLRTEVSELRQMLQAQQARPVTSVQVPYVSTASIGAPAEKNNQAIFKWQTKSGADVNLYGFVRADTAYQFEGAKGMFNRINSVLLEGDPDKQSTEDRLDSTVNASRIGLDFSTPVGEQTLKGKLEIDFRGGPNKDNARLRHVYLNYDRWLIGQTTSTFLSTETAPEMLDSNTALGGGTNRNPMVRYSGPINTSTSYFLSLEKGNDENRLPLLASKLKYEFATDKGVMTARGLVQEIRLRNENDETKMGWGAALGLRYKITPSLLFNSNYSHVSGDNKLLLATSDNVRHIQNGDDVELIDFDAFQLGLTYQFNEKLRGTIGHGALIYEDKDVITKDANKKLQQSWANLMFKPNKPLTFGVEYVYGERNTVSQQVGKDKRIEMMAKYEF
- a CDS encoding bile acid:sodium symporter family protein — encoded protein: MDSLIITIFLPIALAIIMAGMGLELTLKDFKRVRQHPKAVFVALFCQLVILVSIAFVICKVFALPPMIAVGLMLLAASPGGATANLFSYLYKGDIALNITLTAINSVLAAFTLPLIVNFALLHFVASEQHVGLQFSKIIQVFVIILVPVIIGMLIRHFSPKFAERLNNPVRVFAIVFLLFVIALAIAKDYQKLLNYIGLVGGATLLFCICSLLIGYLVPRLFGINSFQAKACAFEIGIHNSTLALTIALTVMASSDAAMPAAVYSILMYVMATLFGTLLNRLEKKDLAKNKIIIN